Proteins found in one Promicromonospora sukumoe genomic segment:
- a CDS encoding endo-1,4-beta-xylanase produces MTRTLTPPRRRRTLRAVALTTLTAVVLSGGIAATTAQAAGSTLQAAATESGRYFGTAIAANKLSDSAYTTIANREFNMVTAENEMKLDATEPNQNQFNFTNGDRIVSWARSNGKQVRGHTLAWHSQQPGWMQNMSGSALRSAMLNHVTQVATHYRGQIHSWDVVNEAFADGSSGARRDSNLQRTGNDWIEAAFRAARAADPNAKLCYNDYNTDDWTHAKTQAVYNLVRDFKSRGVPIDCVGLQSHFNAQSPVPSNYQTTLSSFAALGVDVQITELDIEGSGSAQADNYRRVVQACLAVARCTGISVWGVRDTDSWRASGTPLLFDGNGNKKAAYTSTLDALNGGTTTPPPTGSCTVSVTRGQEWSDRFNVSLAVSGTSTWRVSIQTQGSQSLQNSWNATVSGSTGTLTATPNGNGNSFGITLYKNGNTSLPTATCSTT; encoded by the coding sequence ATGACCCGAACGCTCACCCCACCGCGCCGACGGCGCACGCTGCGAGCCGTCGCGCTCACCACCCTGACCGCCGTGGTGCTCAGCGGAGGCATCGCGGCCACGACGGCCCAGGCCGCCGGCAGCACGCTGCAGGCGGCCGCCACGGAGTCGGGCCGGTACTTCGGCACGGCGATCGCGGCGAACAAGCTGTCCGATTCGGCGTACACGACGATCGCGAACCGCGAGTTCAACATGGTCACCGCCGAGAACGAGATGAAGCTCGACGCCACCGAGCCGAACCAGAACCAGTTCAACTTCACCAACGGCGACCGCATCGTGAGCTGGGCCCGGAGCAACGGCAAGCAGGTCCGCGGGCACACCCTCGCCTGGCACTCGCAGCAGCCGGGCTGGATGCAGAACATGAGCGGCTCCGCGCTGCGGTCGGCGATGCTCAACCACGTCACGCAGGTCGCGACGCACTACCGCGGCCAGATCCACTCCTGGGACGTGGTGAACGAGGCGTTCGCGGACGGCTCCTCGGGTGCCCGCCGCGACTCGAACCTGCAGCGCACCGGGAACGACTGGATCGAGGCCGCGTTCCGAGCCGCCCGGGCCGCCGACCCGAACGCGAAGCTCTGCTACAACGACTACAACACCGACGACTGGACGCACGCGAAGACGCAGGCCGTCTACAACCTGGTCCGCGACTTCAAGTCCCGCGGGGTGCCGATCGACTGCGTGGGCCTCCAGTCCCACTTCAACGCCCAGAGCCCGGTGCCGAGCAACTATCAGACCACGCTGTCGAGCTTCGCGGCACTGGGCGTCGACGTGCAGATCACCGAGCTCGACATCGAGGGCTCCGGCTCGGCCCAGGCGGACAACTACCGCCGGGTGGTCCAGGCCTGCCTCGCCGTGGCCCGCTGCACCGGCATCAGCGTGTGGGGCGTCCGCGACACGGACTCCTGGCGGGCGAGCGGCACACCGCTCCTCTTCGACGGCAACGGGAACAAGAAGGCCGCCTACACCTCCACGCTCGACGCGCTGAACGGCGGCACCACGACCCCGCCGCCCACCGGCAGCTGCACGGTCTCGGTCACCCGCGGACAGGAGTGGTCCGACCGGTTCAACGTGTCGCTCGCGGTCTCCGGCACCTCGACGTGGCGCGTGTCGATCCAGACCCAGGGCAGCCAGAGCCTGCAGAACTCCTGGAACGCGACGGTCTCCGGCAGTACCGGGACGCTGACGGCCACACCGAACGGGAACGGGAACTCGTTCGGCATCACGCTCTACAAGAACGGCAACACCTCGCTGCCCACGGCGACGTGCTCGACCACGTGA
- the ftsX gene encoding permease-like cell division protein FtsX produces MRFQFVLGEVFSGLRRNTTMVVAVVLVTFVSLTFVGAAALLQAQIGKLKDDWYDLVEVSVFLCPEGSVSPTCATGEATDGQIDAVRQVIDTELSSQVSKVYFESKQQAFDAFSERYPDGYQGTQLTADDMQASLRLKLTDAEQFAVVSDVLSGRDGVEIVEDQRAVFEPLFRTLNVATLLAAGLAGVMLLAAVLLITTTIRLSAVSRRKETEIMRLVGASNLFIQLPFLLEGALAAVLGSLLAGGGLWLAVRFMVSDWLERSVDWVAYVSEVDVFRVAPLLVVVAVALAALSSFFTLNRYTRI; encoded by the coding sequence GTGCGCTTCCAGTTCGTGCTCGGCGAGGTCTTCAGCGGCCTGCGCCGGAACACCACCATGGTCGTGGCCGTTGTGCTCGTGACCTTCGTGTCGCTGACCTTCGTGGGTGCCGCGGCCCTGCTCCAGGCGCAGATCGGCAAGCTCAAGGACGACTGGTACGACCTCGTCGAGGTCTCCGTGTTCCTCTGCCCGGAGGGCTCGGTGTCGCCCACCTGCGCCACGGGCGAGGCCACGGACGGCCAGATCGACGCGGTGCGCCAGGTCATCGACACCGAGCTGTCCAGCCAGGTCAGCAAGGTCTACTTCGAGTCGAAGCAGCAGGCGTTCGACGCCTTCAGCGAGCGCTACCCCGACGGCTACCAGGGCACGCAGCTCACCGCCGACGACATGCAGGCCTCCTTGCGGCTCAAACTGACCGACGCCGAGCAGTTCGCCGTCGTCAGCGACGTCCTGTCCGGGCGCGACGGCGTGGAGATTGTCGAGGACCAGCGGGCCGTCTTCGAGCCGCTGTTCCGCACGCTCAACGTCGCCACCCTGCTCGCGGCCGGGCTGGCCGGCGTCATGCTCCTGGCCGCGGTGCTGCTGATCACCACCACGATCAGACTCAGCGCCGTCTCGCGGCGCAAGGAGACCGAGATCATGCGCCTGGTGGGCGCCTCCAACCTGTTCATCCAGCTCCCGTTCCTGCTGGAGGGCGCGCTCGCCGCCGTGCTGGGCTCGCTGCTCGCCGGGGGAGGACTGTGGCTCGCCGTGCGGTTCATGGTCAGCGACTGGCTGGAACGGTCCGTCGACTGGGTCGCCTACGTCTCGGAGGTCGACGTGTTCCGCGTCGCGCCGCTGCTCGTCGTCGTGGCGGTCGCGCTCGCCGCCCTCTCGTCCTTCTTCACGCTGAACCGGTACACGAGGATCTGA
- a CDS encoding NAD(P)-dependent alcohol dehydrogenase — protein MRAVVFEKFQTFPTLREVERPSPGPGEVLLKIAGSGACHSDVALYKEFAEGQPGSFAPPFVLGHEASGWIEELGPGVTGFSKGDAFLVYGPNGCGHCKACSRGQDTYCENAATMPWAATGIGRDGGMAEYMVTPARNLVPLGDADPVAAAPLADAGLTPYHAIKLSLPKLAGGGKFALVVGLGGLGQVAVQILTALTGATVIATDMKQDAMDRAAANGAVTVPGGPDQVEAIREITGGRGVDAAFDLVGAAPTIRTAQACLAQRGRLTVVGIAGGVTEWSFFTNPYEAETTNTYWGTIEELYEVVAMYRAGQIVPDVERYPLDRFDEAYRKLESGQLSGRAVIVPHA, from the coding sequence ATGCGTGCTGTCGTGTTCGAGAAGTTCCAGACCTTCCCGACCCTCAGGGAGGTGGAGCGGCCGAGCCCCGGCCCGGGCGAGGTGCTGCTGAAGATCGCCGGCTCCGGGGCGTGCCACTCCGACGTCGCGCTGTACAAGGAGTTCGCCGAGGGGCAGCCGGGCTCCTTCGCGCCGCCGTTCGTGCTGGGCCACGAGGCCTCCGGGTGGATCGAGGAGCTGGGGCCGGGCGTCACCGGGTTCTCGAAGGGCGACGCGTTCCTCGTGTACGGGCCCAACGGCTGCGGGCACTGCAAGGCCTGCTCCCGCGGGCAGGACACCTACTGCGAGAACGCGGCGACCATGCCGTGGGCGGCCACGGGGATCGGCCGCGACGGCGGCATGGCGGAGTACATGGTGACCCCCGCGCGCAACCTGGTGCCGCTGGGCGACGCCGACCCGGTGGCGGCCGCTCCCCTGGCCGACGCCGGCCTCACGCCCTACCACGCGATCAAGCTGTCGCTGCCGAAGCTGGCGGGCGGCGGCAAGTTCGCGCTGGTCGTGGGCCTGGGCGGGCTGGGGCAGGTGGCCGTGCAGATCCTGACGGCGCTCACCGGCGCCACCGTGATCGCCACGGACATGAAGCAGGACGCCATGGACCGCGCGGCCGCCAACGGCGCCGTCACCGTACCGGGCGGGCCGGACCAGGTGGAAGCGATCCGCGAGATCACCGGCGGCCGCGGCGTCGACGCCGCCTTCGACCTGGTGGGCGCCGCGCCCACGATCAGGACGGCGCAGGCGTGCCTGGCGCAGCGGGGGCGGCTCACGGTGGTCGGGATCGCGGGCGGCGTGACCGAGTGGAGCTTCTTCACCAACCCGTACGAGGCCGAGACCACCAACACCTACTGGGGCACGATCGAGGAGCTCTACGAGGTCGTCGCGATGTACCGGGCGGGGCAGATCGTGCCCGACGTCGAGCGCTACCCGCTCGACCGCTTTGACGAGGCGTACCGGAAGCTGGAGTCAGGACAGCTCTCCGGGCGGGCGGTCATCGTGCCGCACGCCTGA
- a CDS encoding TadE/TadG family type IV pilus assembly protein: MSTGRQEHGSAAVEFLLVSVLVLALLLGVVQVALAVHVRSLAIDAAAEGARVAARADRTPADGVARTRALLAGALTGDYARDVTAGRVTRDGVAVTEVTVRTPLPVVGLLGPGGTLTVRGHALEEEG; encoded by the coding sequence GTGAGCACCGGCCGGCAGGAGCACGGCTCCGCGGCGGTCGAGTTCCTGCTGGTGTCGGTGCTGGTCCTGGCGCTGCTGCTCGGGGTGGTCCAGGTGGCGCTGGCTGTCCACGTCCGCTCGCTCGCGATCGACGCGGCCGCCGAGGGCGCCCGCGTGGCGGCCCGCGCGGACCGGACCCCGGCCGACGGCGTCGCCCGCACCCGGGCGCTCCTGGCCGGTGCCCTGACCGGCGACTACGCCCGCGACGTCACGGCGGGACGCGTGACACGCGACGGCGTGGCGGTGACCGAGGTGACGGTCCGCACGCCGCTGCCGGTCGTGGGCCTGCTGGGCCCGGGCGGCACGCTCACGGTGCGCGGCCACGCCCTGGAGGAGGAAGGGTGA
- the ftsE gene encoding cell division ATP-binding protein FtsE, translated as MIRFENVSKVYARGARPALDQVSVDVERGEFVFLVGASGSGKSTFLSLVLREQRPTRGRVYVAGRDVANLSGWRVPTLRRQLGVVFQDFRLLQNKTVHENVAFALQVIGKPRHVIRDTVPEVLDMVGLAGKGKRMPTELSGGEQQRAAIARAIVNRPQILLADEPTGNLDPTTSLGIMRLLDRINRTGTTVVMATHDDEIVNEMRRRVVELSDGVVIRDEARGGYGEREAILPDVGASPVLDAPGSGTRAPVQTVRGS; from the coding sequence GTGATCAGGTTCGAGAACGTGTCGAAGGTCTATGCGCGCGGCGCTCGGCCTGCCCTCGACCAGGTCTCCGTGGACGTCGAGCGTGGCGAGTTCGTGTTCCTCGTGGGGGCCTCGGGCTCGGGCAAGTCGACGTTCCTCTCCCTCGTGCTGCGCGAGCAGCGGCCCACCCGCGGCCGCGTCTACGTGGCGGGGCGCGACGTCGCCAACCTCTCCGGCTGGCGCGTGCCCACCCTGCGCCGCCAGCTCGGCGTGGTGTTCCAGGACTTCCGGCTGCTGCAGAACAAGACCGTCCACGAGAACGTGGCGTTCGCGCTCCAGGTGATCGGCAAGCCGCGGCACGTCATCCGCGACACCGTGCCCGAGGTGCTCGACATGGTCGGCCTCGCGGGCAAGGGCAAGCGGATGCCGACCGAGCTCTCCGGCGGTGAGCAGCAGCGCGCCGCGATCGCGCGCGCCATCGTCAACCGGCCGCAGATCCTGCTGGCCGACGAGCCGACCGGAAACCTCGACCCCACCACCTCGCTGGGCATCATGCGCCTGCTGGACCGCATCAACCGCACCGGGACCACCGTCGTCATGGCCACGCACGACGACGAGATCGTCAACGAGATGCGCCGCCGCGTCGTCGAGCTCTCGGACGGCGTCGTCATCCGCGACGAGGCGCGTGGCGGCTACGGCGAGCGGGAGGCGATCCTGCCCGACGTCGGAGCCTCGCCCGTGCTCGACGCCCCCGGCAGTGGAACCCGCGCGCCCGTCCAGACGGTGCGGGGGTCCTGA
- a CDS encoding type II secretion system F family protein, with protein sequence MTGWAAGALAGLGVALGVLVVLSRLRARAVSLDERLAPYLRPRDATSTLLREVSRTSAVVRLLGLHDIGARLERFGAPREQVRRRLDRAGSAESVDHFRARQVVWTVAGLAAGLGLALLLAATRGAAVVPLVALVIVAGGCGYVACDQALTLRVRRREERLLAELPTIAELLALAVAAGESPQAALERVASTARGELAGEIRRMIAEVRAGAPVTAALTALADRSGLPPLSRFAEGIVVALERGTPLADVLRAQARDVREAGRRSLLEAGGRKEILMMVPVVFLVLPVTVVFAVFPSLATLRIGL encoded by the coding sequence GTGACCGGCTGGGCCGCCGGGGCGCTCGCAGGCCTCGGCGTGGCGCTGGGCGTGCTCGTCGTGCTGTCCCGCCTCCGGGCGCGGGCGGTCAGCCTCGACGAGCGGCTGGCCCCCTACCTGCGCCCACGCGACGCGACCTCGACCCTGTTGCGCGAGGTCAGCCGCACGTCGGCGGTGGTGCGGCTGCTCGGCCTGCACGACATCGGCGCCCGCCTCGAACGGTTCGGCGCTCCCCGGGAGCAGGTCCGACGACGGCTCGACCGGGCCGGTTCCGCCGAGTCCGTCGACCACTTCCGCGCCCGCCAGGTCGTGTGGACGGTCGCCGGGCTTGCGGCCGGGCTCGGCCTCGCGCTGCTGCTCGCTGCGACCCGCGGCGCGGCGGTCGTCCCGCTGGTCGCGCTCGTGATCGTCGCCGGTGGGTGCGGGTACGTGGCGTGCGACCAGGCACTCACGCTGCGGGTCCGGCGGCGCGAGGAACGGCTCCTCGCCGAGCTGCCGACCATCGCGGAGCTGCTCGCCCTGGCCGTCGCGGCGGGGGAGAGCCCGCAGGCCGCCCTCGAACGGGTCGCGTCCACGGCCCGCGGCGAGCTCGCGGGGGAGATCCGGCGCATGATCGCCGAGGTGCGCGCCGGCGCCCCCGTGACCGCGGCCCTCACGGCGCTCGCCGACCGGTCCGGGCTGCCGCCGCTGTCCCGGTTCGCCGAGGGCATCGTCGTCGCCCTGGAACGCGGCACGCCGCTGGCGGACGTGCTCCGCGCGCAGGCCCGCGACGTGCGCGAGGCCGGCCGCCGCTCCCTCCTGGAGGCGGGCGGCCGCAAGGAGATCCTGATGATGGTCCCGGTCGTGTTCCTCGTGCTGCCGGTCACCGTCGTCTTCGCTGTTTTCCCCAGCCTGGCCACCCTCCGGATCGGGCTCTGA
- a CDS encoding pilus assembly protein, translating to MVEFLGVALILLIPLVYLVVTLGRVQAGAFAAEGAATSAVRALVTAESAAAGTARADAAVRIALTDQGFAGDEGALTLECSQSPCLTPGGAVAAVVRVEVPLPLLPDAVRGWVPLSVPVEASRTGTVDEYAAVRP from the coding sequence ATGGTCGAGTTCCTCGGCGTCGCGCTGATCCTGCTGATCCCGCTGGTCTACCTCGTGGTCACGCTCGGCCGCGTGCAGGCCGGCGCGTTCGCCGCCGAGGGCGCGGCGACGAGTGCCGTCCGAGCGCTGGTCACGGCCGAGTCGGCCGCGGCCGGGACCGCCCGGGCCGACGCCGCGGTGCGGATTGCCCTGACGGACCAGGGCTTCGCCGGCGACGAGGGCGCGCTCACCCTGGAGTGCTCGCAGTCCCCGTGCCTGACGCCGGGCGGTGCCGTGGCCGCCGTCGTCCGCGTCGAGGTGCCCCTGCCCCTGCTGCCCGACGCCGTGCGCGGCTGGGTGCCGTTGTCCGTGCCGGTGGAGGCCTCGCGCACGGGAACTGTCGACGAGTACGCCGCCGTGCGGCCGTAG
- a CDS encoding type II secretion system F family protein, with the protein MGVVVGLLLGAGLFCVWWSFWTPTPRASGRVTWQMRTRDLLTQAGAPSVTPAMLVGSCVGLGVVTLLVALALTRSPAIAACFAVLATPGPVVLVRARARHRRRALREVWPEVVDHLASGVRAGLSLPEAVAQLAHRGPVELREPFGRFAQDYRAGGRFGDALDALKERLADPVADRIVEALRLTREVGGQDLGRLLRTLSGFLREDAATRGELEARQSWTVNGARVAVAGPWVVLALLSTRPETARAYDSPAGITVLVTGGLCALVAYRAMLRIGRLPAERRVLR; encoded by the coding sequence ATGGGTGTCGTGGTGGGCCTGCTCCTGGGCGCCGGCCTGTTCTGCGTGTGGTGGTCGTTCTGGACGCCGACGCCGCGCGCCTCGGGCCGGGTGACCTGGCAGATGCGCACCCGCGACCTGCTGACCCAGGCCGGAGCGCCCTCCGTGACGCCCGCGATGCTCGTGGGCTCCTGCGTGGGGCTCGGCGTCGTGACGCTGCTCGTGGCGCTCGCCCTGACCCGCTCGCCCGCCATCGCGGCCTGCTTCGCCGTGCTCGCCACCCCCGGCCCCGTGGTGCTGGTCCGGGCACGCGCGCGGCACCGGCGTCGGGCGCTGCGGGAGGTGTGGCCCGAGGTCGTGGACCACCTCGCGTCCGGCGTCCGGGCCGGTCTGTCGCTGCCCGAGGCCGTCGCCCAGCTCGCGCACCGCGGCCCCGTCGAGCTGCGGGAGCCGTTCGGCCGCTTCGCCCAGGACTACCGGGCCGGCGGACGCTTCGGCGACGCCCTCGACGCGCTCAAGGAGCGCCTGGCCGACCCGGTGGCCGACCGCATCGTCGAGGCCCTCCGCCTGACCCGCGAGGTCGGCGGCCAGGACCTGGGCCGGCTGCTCCGCACCCTCAGCGGCTTCCTCCGCGAGGACGCCGCGACCCGGGGCGAGCTCGAGGCGCGGCAGAGCTGGACCGTCAACGGCGCCCGCGTGGCGGTCGCCGGACCGTGGGTCGTCCTCGCCCTGCTGTCCACCCGGCCCGAGACGGCCCGCGCCTACGACTCGCCCGCGGGGATCACGGTGCTCGTCACCGGCGGGCTCTGCGCCCTCGTCGCCTACCGGGCGATGCTCCGGATCGGTCGCCTGCCCGCGGAGCGCAGGGTGCTCCGGTGA
- a CDS encoding nucleotidyltransferase domain-containing protein — protein MNTNDAFGRYQSYVDADPASVKEARRRGSVFKSAFEGLDGVDEVFISGSLARKTHRKPINDVDVVIVYNREAHPEWGKPGASAEEALSYTGTKVNELLGATNGTHECLVRLARPGNHAVKCFIDAPEDPDEFTVDAMPAFRTDTGLLIPEKTSTDWVPANPEYLIDQVAARTEDWSKYPGTVRMLKTWGKDQRGIEIKSLVMEVLAVQFLRYDGTMQPTAAKEFFVRAANYIEEGYEVTDPAGICGPIQNSLDYDTLAQCLRDAATTAGKAWSKQALGDHAGAIRLWGEVFGDGFPSAPQVPGKPGIVPPVVPDAPRPVKDTPQG, from the coding sequence GTGAACACCAACGATGCGTTCGGCCGCTATCAGTCCTATGTGGATGCCGACCCGGCATCGGTGAAGGAAGCACGCCGGCGAGGTAGCGTCTTCAAGAGTGCTTTCGAAGGGCTGGATGGGGTCGATGAGGTCTTCATCTCCGGGTCCCTCGCACGCAAGACGCACAGGAAGCCCATCAACGACGTCGACGTCGTCATCGTCTACAACCGCGAGGCCCACCCGGAATGGGGGAAGCCGGGGGCCTCCGCGGAAGAAGCACTCAGTTACACCGGTACCAAGGTCAACGAACTCCTCGGCGCCACGAACGGCACCCACGAGTGCCTGGTCCGCCTCGCTCGTCCTGGCAACCACGCGGTCAAGTGCTTCATCGACGCCCCGGAGGATCCAGACGAGTTCACGGTGGACGCCATGCCCGCGTTCCGGACCGATACCGGTCTGCTCATCCCGGAGAAGACCTCCACGGACTGGGTGCCCGCCAATCCCGAGTACCTGATAGATCAGGTTGCTGCGCGCACCGAGGACTGGAGCAAATACCCTGGGACGGTTCGGATGCTCAAGACGTGGGGTAAGGACCAGCGCGGCATCGAGATCAAGTCCCTGGTCATGGAGGTCCTCGCCGTCCAGTTCCTGCGCTACGACGGCACCATGCAGCCGACCGCCGCCAAGGAGTTCTTCGTGCGAGCTGCCAACTACATCGAGGAGGGATACGAGGTCACCGACCCAGCGGGGATCTGCGGTCCCATCCAGAACAGCCTCGACTACGACACGCTGGCACAGTGCCTCCGGGACGCCGCTACCACGGCAGGCAAGGCGTGGTCCAAGCAGGCGCTCGGTGACCACGCCGGGGCGATCCGCCTGTGGGGCGAGGTCTTCGGGGACGGTTTTCCGTCCGCGCCTCAGGTGCCCGGGAAGCCGGGCATCGTCCCGCCCGTCGTGCCGGACGCGCCGCGCCCGGTGAAGGACACACCTCAGGGATGA
- a CDS encoding ankyrin repeat domain-containing protein, whose product MPMSEHGTGARTGDDQGSTDQGGTRLEPDQVFDLARQGADVLLDLVDAGLPVELADQAGNTLLMLAAYHGHAALTAGLAERGADVNRLNGNHQAPLAGAVFKNEPDVIRVLVEHGADPDAGTPSARATAQMFGRELPEPGAR is encoded by the coding sequence GTGCCCATGAGCGAGCACGGCACCGGCGCGCGGACCGGCGACGACCAGGGATCCACCGACCAGGGCGGCACCCGCCTGGAGCCGGACCAGGTCTTCGACCTCGCCCGCCAGGGTGCGGACGTGCTGCTGGACCTCGTGGACGCGGGCCTCCCGGTCGAGCTGGCCGACCAGGCGGGCAACACGCTCCTGATGCTCGCCGCGTACCACGGTCACGCGGCCCTCACGGCGGGTCTCGCCGAGCGCGGGGCGGACGTGAACCGGCTGAACGGCAACCACCAGGCCCCGCTCGCGGGCGCCGTCTTCAAGAACGAGCCCGACGTGATCCGGGTGCTGGTCGAGCACGGCGCGGACCCGGATGCCGGTACGCCCAGCGCCCGCGCCACCGCGCAGATGTTCGGCCGCGAGCTGCCCGAACCGGGAGCTCGCTGA
- the prfB gene encoding peptide chain release factor 2, which yields MATNDFPAEIKALRTTLESIEAVSDPTALEAKIAELSEQASAPNLWDDPEEGQKVTSALSAAQAELSRVEKLGARIDDVETLVELGNEMDDADSLTEAEEEVAKIRKDLAALEVRTLLNGEYDSREAVVTIRAGAGGVDAADFAEMLMRMYLRWAERHGYPTKVGDTSYAEEAGLKSATFEVNVPYAFGNLSVEAGTHRLVRISPFDNQGRRQTSFAAVEVIPLIEQTDHIDIPDSELKIDVYRSSGPGGQSVNTTDSAVRMTHIPTGVVVAMQNEKSQIQNRAAAYRVLQSRLLLLRKAEEAAKKKEMAGDIKASWGDQMRSYVLQPYQMVKDLRTEHESGNPQAVFDGAIDEFIEAGIRWRRGGSGN from the coding sequence GTGGCCACCAACGACTTTCCCGCAGAGATCAAGGCGCTTCGCACGACCCTCGAGTCCATCGAGGCCGTGAGCGACCCCACCGCGCTCGAGGCGAAGATCGCCGAGCTGTCGGAGCAGGCGTCGGCGCCCAACCTGTGGGACGACCCGGAGGAGGGCCAGAAGGTCACCTCCGCGCTGTCGGCGGCCCAGGCGGAGCTCAGCCGCGTGGAGAAGCTCGGCGCGCGCATCGACGACGTCGAGACCCTCGTGGAGCTCGGCAACGAGATGGACGACGCCGACTCGCTGACCGAGGCCGAGGAAGAGGTCGCCAAGATCCGCAAGGACCTCGCGGCCCTCGAGGTGCGGACCCTGCTGAACGGCGAGTACGACTCCCGCGAGGCCGTCGTGACGATCCGCGCGGGCGCCGGTGGCGTGGACGCCGCCGACTTCGCCGAGATGCTCATGCGCATGTACCTGCGCTGGGCCGAGCGGCACGGCTACCCCACCAAGGTGGGCGACACGTCGTACGCGGAGGAGGCGGGCCTCAAGTCCGCGACCTTCGAGGTCAACGTGCCCTACGCCTTCGGCAACCTGTCCGTCGAGGCGGGCACGCACCGCCTGGTGCGCATCTCGCCGTTCGACAACCAGGGCCGCCGCCAGACGTCGTTCGCCGCCGTCGAGGTGATCCCGCTCATCGAGCAGACCGACCACATCGACATCCCGGACTCCGAGCTCAAGATCGACGTGTACCGCTCCTCGGGCCCGGGTGGTCAGTCGGTCAACACGACCGACTCCGCCGTCCGCATGACGCACATCCCCACGGGCGTCGTCGTCGCGATGCAGAACGAGAAGTCGCAGATCCAGAACCGCGCCGCCGCGTACCGCGTGCTCCAGTCGCGCCTGCTCCTGCTCCGCAAGGCGGAGGAGGCCGCGAAGAAGAAGGAGATGGCCGGCGACATCAAGGCGAGCTGGGGCGACCAGATGCGCTCCTACGTGCTCCAGCCCTACCAGATGGTCAAGGACCTGCGCACCGAGCACGAGTCGGGCAACCCGCAGGCCGTGTTCGACGGCGCCATCGACGAGTTCATCGAGGCCGGCATCCGCTGGCGCCGCGGCGGCTCGGGGAACTGA
- a CDS encoding peptidoglycan DD-metalloendopeptidase family protein produces MPTPRNLQPRVSVRGTVAAALAVVLLLGGSSAVQADDLDDRRAAAERQQAAKEKERESLESELEHTDTQLADAVLELDQVEGRLPVAEAELAVAEAELQRAEREAAILAQRLADAQLEEAQVTQKLQDGSGKVDAARGDIAQMAREEFRGSGSNSTIGLVTGAQSTEEFIDGYSVSSSAARIRARTLAELQDAEATARNLQARLTAIREVVTELKRLADENVESKEAAKQAAVERKAEIERLIAEQERLKARIERRKDAALESMQSNEQELSSIESDLKSIIRKQQERDERLAQQQDDRGSSGGSSGGGGSSGGEGGGGNSGAGTMSFLSYPTANPFITSPYGMRFHPVLNYSRLHAGTDFRAYCGTPILAAADGTVLYARTLAGLGNQVLIDHGYSSSGSSVMSSSNHLTSFAVSAGQRVSRGQLIGYSGTTGTSTACHLHFELYINGSTVDPMTWL; encoded by the coding sequence ATGCCCACTCCCCGAAACCTCCAGCCCAGGGTCTCCGTCCGCGGCACCGTCGCCGCGGCGCTCGCGGTCGTGCTCCTGCTCGGGGGCTCGTCCGCCGTCCAGGCCGACGACCTCGACGACCGCCGGGCCGCCGCGGAGCGGCAGCAGGCGGCCAAGGAGAAGGAGCGCGAGAGCCTCGAGTCCGAGCTGGAGCACACGGACACCCAGCTCGCGGACGCGGTGCTGGAGCTGGACCAGGTCGAGGGCCGGCTGCCGGTGGCGGAGGCGGAGCTCGCGGTGGCCGAGGCCGAGCTGCAGCGGGCCGAGCGGGAGGCCGCGATCCTGGCCCAGCGGCTCGCCGACGCCCAGCTCGAGGAGGCGCAGGTCACCCAGAAGCTCCAGGACGGCTCCGGCAAGGTCGACGCCGCGCGCGGCGACATCGCGCAGATGGCCCGGGAGGAGTTCCGGGGGTCCGGCAGCAACTCGACCATCGGGCTGGTGACGGGTGCCCAGAGCACCGAGGAGTTCATCGACGGGTACTCGGTGTCGTCGTCGGCCGCGCGCATCCGGGCGCGCACGCTCGCCGAGCTGCAGGACGCCGAGGCGACGGCGCGCAACCTCCAGGCGCGGCTGACCGCCATCCGCGAGGTCGTCACGGAGCTCAAGCGGCTCGCCGACGAGAACGTGGAGTCCAAGGAGGCGGCCAAGCAGGCCGCCGTCGAGCGCAAGGCCGAGATCGAGCGGCTCATCGCGGAGCAGGAGCGGCTCAAGGCGCGCATCGAGCGGCGCAAGGATGCCGCCCTGGAGAGCATGCAGTCGAACGAGCAGGAGCTCAGCTCCATCGAGTCCGACCTGAAGTCGATCATCCGCAAGCAGCAGGAGCGGGACGAGCGACTGGCCCAGCAGCAGGACGACCGGGGCTCCTCGGGCGGCTCCTCCGGTGGTGGCGGCTCGTCGGGCGGCGAGGGCGGTGGCGGCAACAGCGGCGCCGGGACCATGTCGTTCCTCAGCTACCCGACGGCGAACCCGTTCATCACCTCGCCGTACGGCATGCGCTTCCACCCGGTGCTGAACTACTCCCGCCTGCACGCCGGCACCGACTTCCGCGCCTACTGCGGCACGCCGATCCTGGCCGCCGCCGACGGCACCGTGCTGTACGCGCGCACCCTGGCCGGCCTGGGCAACCAGGTGCTGATCGACCACGGCTACTCGTCGAGCGGGTCCAGCGTGATGAGCAGCTCGAACCACCTGACGTCGTTCGCCGTCTCGGCGGGGCAGCGGGTCTCGCGCGGCCAGCTCATCGGCTACTCGGGCACCACGGGCACGTCCACGGCGTGCCACCTGCACTTCGAGCTCTACATCAACGGCTCGACCGTCGACCCGATGACCTGGCTCTAA